CTGATGGCGTAATCATTACGGTAGATTCAGTATCCATATAAGGTGCTAAAAGAATTTTGCCAGAAGTTCTGCAGACACTAATTTCTTGTCAAAGGCCTGACCGAGCAATTTGACCTTTTTAAAGTCATCCTCACACAGGGGAAAGATATATAGAGAATCCACTTTGCAATTGATTAAATCCTCGCACATGATCTTCAGTTCGTCAACCTGGTTCCTGTTCAGCGTCCCGAGGAATGCCGACTTTTGCACCCTGTAGAGCCCCTTTCCCTTACAGGCCTTTGCCACACGGTTCCGCGCCTTATCTTCTACTATGTCATATATAACCCACAATAGGGTTTCGTTGGCCGCCAACACGCACCTCCTTTGATTTTCTCACGATGCATCTTTTATCAGACTATTGGCAATCCTGTGACATTCAAACTGCATGACATCCTCACGCTTTATATTTCTGCCGCTGTAGCGGATAGATTCATCCAGGAACTTGCTCAGGGACTCGATAAGTACAGCCTTGCCGTCTTTGTTGAGGGTAAGGCCATTTTTGAGTTTATCAAAATGCTCCTGCTTTACCTTTCTCCCTGCAAAGAGATTGATGACCGTCTCATCTGCCCAGATGCGGTAGTTTTCGATCAGGTCAAAGACAAGAGATTTCTTGTTATAGTGGTCTGTATGGATGATCCCCACATAGGGATCAAGTCCTGCGATGATACAG
This sequence is a window from Nitrospirota bacterium. Protein-coding genes within it:
- the cas2 gene encoding CRISPR-associated endonuclease Cas2, translated to MAANETLLWVIYDIVEDKARNRVAKACKGKGLYRVQKSAFLGTLNRNQVDELKIMCEDLINCKVDSLYIFPLCEDDFKKVKLLGQAFDKKLVSAELLAKFF